The following are from one region of the Acidobacteriota bacterium genome:
- a CDS encoding MoxR family ATPase: MEREGYIAEPAIATAVYLARTMRKPLLVEGEAGVGKTEIAKVLARMLDTELIRLQCYEGIDVNTALYEWNYQRQLLRLRIAGADGREPVETEQMIFSRDCLLERPLLRAITRREGPPVLLIDEIDRADDGFEAFLLEILSDFQVTIPELGPIAATHVPYVVLTSNRTREVGDALRRRCFYLYVEHPSLEKEIRIIRARVPEVIGELAREVAAVMQALRARRLHKAPGVAETLDWTRALVALRQDRLDVDTVEETLGCVLKDHHDVEDLTAQDVESLLAQARSPSADA; the protein is encoded by the coding sequence ATGGAGCGGGAGGGGTACATCGCCGAGCCGGCCATCGCCACCGCGGTCTACCTGGCTCGCACGATGCGCAAGCCGCTCCTCGTCGAGGGGGAGGCTGGCGTGGGCAAGACCGAGATCGCCAAGGTGCTGGCCCGGATGCTGGACACCGAGCTGATCAGGTTGCAGTGCTACGAGGGGATCGACGTCAACACGGCCCTGTACGAGTGGAACTACCAGCGGCAACTGCTGCGCCTCCGCATCGCGGGAGCGGACGGCAGGGAACCGGTCGAGACCGAGCAGATGATCTTCAGCCGCGACTGTCTGCTGGAACGCCCGCTGCTGCGCGCCATCACCCGCCGCGAGGGCCCGCCGGTCCTGCTGATCGACGAGATCGATCGGGCCGACGACGGTTTCGAGGCCTTCCTGCTGGAAATCCTCTCCGACTTCCAGGTGACGATTCCCGAGCTCGGCCCCATCGCCGCCACGCACGTGCCGTACGTCGTGCTGACGTCGAACCGGACGCGCGAGGTCGGCGACGCGCTGCGCCGCCGTTGCTTCTACCTGTACGTCGAGCACCCGTCGCTGGAGAAGGAAATCCGCATCATCCGCGCCAGGGTGCCGGAGGTCATCGGTGAATTGGCCCGGGAAGTGGCGGCAGTCATGCAGGCGTTGCGCGCGCGCCGTCTCCACAAGGCGCCCGGCGTCGCCGAGACGCTGGACTGGACCCGCGCGTTGGTGGCTCTGCGGCAGGATCGGCTCGATGTCGACACGGTGGAGGAAACGCTCGGGTGCGTTCTGAAGGACCACCACGACGTGGAGGATCTGACCGCGCAGGACGTCGAGTCACTGCTCGCCCAGGCACGATCACCGAGCGCCGATGCCTGA